In Primulina huaijiensis isolate GDHJ02 chromosome 16, ASM1229523v2, whole genome shotgun sequence, a single genomic region encodes these proteins:
- the LOC140960805 gene encoding kinesin-like protein KIN-14I, whose amino-acid sequence MASDLAQSLLSSRSSFGSSNGFEIPSNHSLATSNGEDYDSDGSNFAPPTPNTLTSVMSPELAGAIPLIDKFQVEGFLRAMQKQINSAGKRGFFSKKAVGPQVREKFTFEDMLCFQKDPIPTSLLKMNGDLVSRAVKMFQIILKYTGVDSSDRFTPTSLEDRIELVCKIYKQALKRSELRDELFTQISKQTRNNPDRNCLIKAWELMYLCSTCMSPSKEIGGYLSEYVHTIAHSVSTDSEVQFLAMNTLNALKRSVKAGPRHIIPGREEIEALLTGKKLTTIVFFLDETFEEITYDMATTVADAVEELAGIIKLSAYSSFSLFDCRKAVIGSKSPDLGNEDYIGLDDNKYIGDLLSDFKASKDRSKGEILHCKLTFKKKLFRESDEAVTDPMFVQLSYVQLQHDYVLGNYPVGKDDAAQLSGLQILVEIGYIVSPETCTDWTSLLERFLPRQIAITRAKRDWELDILSRYRSMENLTKDDARQQFLRILRTLPYGNSVFFTVRKIDDPIGLLPGKLILGINKRGVHFFRPVPKEYLHSAELRDIMQFGSSNTAVFFKMRVAGVLHIFQFETKQGEEICVALQTHINDVMLRRYSKARAAANGSVNGLSSDHAKPPPPMDVNEKRVLELSKLLEESENKANQLQEDLRGKQMQELKTKEELENVKGRLRSEKQYLDEVITERDKLRTLCDGKDSALQATLLEKQSLEVRFAKLNSRGLENNIRKELVEANNQVLCKIQDELKVRTAELHAVEESKRKLANEKLSIEERLSRLDRKNADEIAIMKENFEHECKTTKLRVSELEKKLEEATQSLIVSQSIIATKDVELSSLHNNLRELEELREMKEDIDRKNEQAAAILKMQGAQLAEMQALYKEEQVMRKRYFNMMEDMKGKIRVYCRLRPLSEKEISEKERDVLVNVDEFTVEHLWKDDKVKQHMYDRVFDGHATQDDVFEDTKYLVQSAVDGYNVCIFAYGQTGSGKTFTIYGSESNHGLTPRAISELFKIMKRDNNKFSFTLKAYMVELYQDTLLDLLQPKNAKRLKLDIKKDSKGMVVVDNVTVVSISTYDELRSIIERGSEQRHTTETLMNEQSSRSHLVLSVIIESTNLQTQSVARGKLSFVDLAGSERVKKSGSSGNQLKEAQSINKSLSALGDVIGALSSGNQHIPYRNHKLTMLMSDSLGGNAKTLMFVNISPAESNLDETYNSLMYASRVRSIVNDPSKNVSSKEVARLKKLITYWKEQAGRRAEDDEDLEEIQEERIQREKTDTRHSM is encoded by the exons ATGGCATCTGATCTGGCGCAAAGCTTGTTGTCAAGCAGATCTTCATTTGGATCTAGTAATGGCTTTGAAATCCCTTCCAATCACTCCTTGGCCACCTCAAATGGAGAAGATTATGATTCGGATGGTTCCAACTTTGCCCCTCC CACGCCCAATACTCTCACATCAGTTATGTCTCCGGAACTTGCCGGTGCTATACCATTGATTGATAAATTCCAG gtCGAAGGATTTTTGAGAGCAATGCAAAAGCAGATTAATTCGGCAGGAAAACGAGGTTTCTTCTCTAAAAAGGCGGTGGGACCGCAAGTTAGAGAGAAATTCACATTTGAGGATATGCTGTGTTTCCAAAAG GATCCTATTCCAACCTCGCTGCTAAAAATGAATGGTGATCTTGTGAGCAGAGCGGTTAAGATGTTCCAGATTATCCTGAAGTACACTGGAGTCGATTCCTCTGATCGATTTACACCAACTAGTTTAGAGGATCGCATCGAGCTCGTTTGCAAAATTTACAAGCAGGCTTTGAAGCGTTCTGAACTTCGAGATGAGCTCTTTACCCAAATCTCAAAACAGACTAGAAATAATCCTGATAG GAACTGTTTGATTAAAGCATGGGAGCTAATGTATTTATGCTCAACATGCATGTCTCCTAGCAAGGAAATTGGTGGGTATTTGTCGGAGTATGTGCATACTATTGCACACAGTGTTAGTACTGATTCTGAGGTCCAATTCCTTGCAATGAATACATTAAATGCATTAAAACGGTCTGTCAAGGCTGGACCAAGGCATATTATACCTGGACGCGAGGAGATTGAAGCTCTTTTGACTGGTAAAAAGCTTACAACCATAGTGTTTTTCTTGGATGAAACCTTTGAAGAGATTACATATGACATGGCCACAACTGTAGCTGATGCTGTTGAG GAGCTTGCTGGGATAATCAAGTTATCAGCATATTCTAGCTTTAGTTTGTTCGACTGTCGGAAGGCTGTAATTGGTTCGAAATCTCCAGACCTCGGAAATG AGGACTACATTGGTTTAGatgataataaatatattggAGATCTACTCTCTGACTTCAAAGCTTCAAAGGACCGAAGTAAAGGAGAGATTTTGCATTGTAAACTAACATTCAAGAAGAAGCTATTTAGAGAGTCGGATGAAGCTGTTACAGATCCAATGTTTGTGCAATTATCATATGTCCAA CTGCAACATGATTATGTATTAGGCAATTATCCTGTTGGTAAAGATGACGCTGCACAGCTCTCTGGTTTGCAGATTTTGGTTGAAATTGGATATATAGTTTCTCCCGAAACCTGCAC AGATTGGACATCTCTTCTGGAAAGATTTCTGCCCAGGCAAATTGCTATTACTCGAGCCAAAAGAGATTGGGAACTAGATATTCTTTCTCGGTATCGTTCGATG GAAAATTTGACAAAAGATGATGCTCGGCAACAATTTTTACGGATCTTAAGAACACTGCCCTATGGGAACTCAGTTTTCTTTACTGTCCGTAAGATTGACGATCCCATTGGACTCTTGCCAGGAAAACTCATACTAGGCATTAACAAGCGCGGG GTTCATTTTTTCCGTCCTGTTCCTAAGGAATATCTACATTCAGCTGAATTAAGGGACATAATGCAATTTGGCAGCAGTAATACTGCTGTATTTTTTAAGATGAGAGTTGCTGGTGTTTTGCATATATTTCAGTTTGAAACAAAGCag GGAGAGGAAATATGTGTTGCCCTTCAAACACATATAAATGATGTGATGCTACGGCGTTATTCCAAAGCACGTGCTGCTGCTAATGGTTCAGTTAATGGCCTTTCTTCAGATCATGCTAAACCACCTCCACCTATGGACGTCAATGAGAAGCGTGTGTTGGAATTGTcaaaattacttgaagaatcAGAGAATAAAGCCAATCAA TTGCAAGAAGATCTGCGTGGAAAGCAAATGCAAGAACTGAAAACGAAAGAAGAATTGGAGAATGTAAAAGGTAGGTTGAGGTCTGAGAAGCAATACTTGGATGAAGTCATCACTGAACGTGATAAACTGCGAACGTTGTGTGATGGAAAAGATTCAGCACTTCAG GCTACATTATTGGAGAAACAAAGCCTTGAAGTGAGGTTTGCAAAGTTGAACAGCCGAGGGTTGGAAAATAACATCAGAAAAGAGTTGGTTGAAGCTAATAATCAG GTCTTGTGTAAGATTCAAGATGAATTAAAAGTACGCACTGCTGAGTTGCATGCAGTTGAAGAATCAAAAAGGAAACTTGCAAATGAGAAATTATCTATCGAAGAAAGACTTTCAAGGCTTGACAGAAAAAATGCAGATGAG ATTGCAATTATGAAGGAAAACTTTGAACACGAATGCAAGACAACGAAGCTTCGTGTTTCTGAACTTGAAAAGAAACTGGAAGAGGCCACACAAAGTTTGATTGTTTCTCAATCAATCATTGCAACTAAGGATGTAGAATTGTCTTCATTGCATAATAATCTGAGGGAATTAGAAGAGTTGAGAGAAATGAAAGAG GATATTGACAGAAAGAACGAACAAGCTGCTGCAATTTTGAAGATGCAAGGAGCCCAATTAGCTGAAATGCAGGCACTTTACAAAGAAGAACAAGTTATgagaaaacgatattttaacaTGATGGAAG ACATGAAAGGCAAGATTCGAGTGTATTGTCGATTGCGGCCTCTTAGCGAAAAAGAAATATCAGAGAAGGAAAGAGATGTCTTAGTGAATGTTGATGAGTTTACTGTTGAACACTTGTGGAAAGATGACAAAGTGAAACAACACATGTATGATCGTGTTTTTGATGGCCATGCAACTCAAGATGATGTTTTTGAGGATACCAAG TACCTGGTGCAATCTGCTGTCGATGGTTACAATGTGTGCATATTTGCTTATGGACAAACTGGATCTGGGAAGACATTTACAATTTATGGATCCGAGAGCAATCATGGTCTCACTCCACGAGCTATATCTGAACTTTTTAAAATCATGAAGCGTGACAATAATAAGTTTTCATTTACATTGAAG GCGTATATGGTTGAACTATATCAAGATACTTTGCTAGATCTTCTACAGCCTAAGAATGCAAAGCGCTTGAAATTGGACATCAAGAAAGACTCTAAG GGAATGGTTGTTGTAGACAATGTGACCGTTGTATCCATTTCAACATATGATGAATTAAGAAGTATTATTGAGAGAGGATCTGAACAACGTCATACGACTGAGACTCTTATGAATGAGCAGAGTTCAAGGTCGCATTTGGTACTCTCTGTTATTATCGAGAGTACTAATCTTCAAACTCAATCTGTTGCCAGAGGAAAG TTGAGCTTTGTGGATCTCGCTGGATCTGAAAGAGTGAAGAAGTCGGGCTCTTCTGGAAATCAGTTGAAGGAAGCTCAAAGCATTAATAAATCACTTTCCGCTCTGGGTGATGTCATTGGTGCTTTATCTTCAGGCAATCAACACATCCCCTACCGAAATCACAAGCTGACCATGCTGATGAGTGACTCCCTTGGTGGAAATGCTAAAACTTTGATGTTTGTCAACATATCTCCTGCCGAATCAAATTTGGATGAGACTTACAACTCTTTAAT GTATGCTTCCAGAGTGCGATCTATTGTTAATGATCCCAGTAAAAATGTTTCATCAAAGGAGGTGGCTCGTTTGAAGAAGTTAATAACGTACTGGAAGGAACAGGCAGGACGAAGGGCAGAAGATGATGAGGATCTGGAAGAGATACAAGAAGAACGAATTCAAAGAGAAAAGACCGATACTCGTCATTCAATGTGA